The sequence CCAGTAGGCCAAGCATGAGGCGCATGGTCGTGCCGGAATTGCCGCAATCCAGCACGCTCTCGGGTTCTCGGAAACCGTCGAGGCCGACGCCTTCGACGACCACGGTCTTCCCGGCTTCGATTGCCGAGACTTCGACCCCCATCGCCCGCAAACAGGCGGCGGTGCTCAAGGGATCCTCAGCTGGAAGCAGTCCCTCGATTCGGGTCGTCCCCTCGGCGATGGCTCCAAAGAGCAGAGCGCGATGGGAGATCGACTTGTCCCCAGGGACCCGAACGTGGCCCTTGAGGCTGCGGCCGGTAGTGGTGCCCAGGGCGAGCGACATGGAGAACGACTTGGTTTCAGCGAGCGTAGGAAGTGATTGAAATTCAGCTCTTCTCGCCAAACTGAGACCACCCACCCAAACGGGTTCATGGCTGAGCAACTTCCGTCTCTCTTTGGCTTTCTCGCTCTGATCCAGGACAACCCGGAGCTTCGTGCACGCCTGAATGAGGTCTGCACTGTCGATGAAGTGGCGGCGATCGCGACGGAGATGGGTCACCCCTTTGAGGCGGCCACGTTGTTGGGTGTCTTCGAGCGCTGCAACGAGGCTTCGGTGGCTCGATCTGGGCTGATGGATGAGAAGTTGATTCGCGTCTATCTGCAACGGGACGCGCTGCTCTAACCGAGCATTAGCCCTCCCCCATTACTCAGGCACTCCTGCCAGCTCTGGAGGTCAAAGAGGAGCTCCTGGAGAGTTAGTTGCTTGAGCTCTCGATCCAGGGCGGCCTGAAGCCGTCGTCCCATGCTGTTGAGCACCTGCTGTTCAGCTCGGCTGCTCTCCCCGGGGGCGTTCAGCGCCAGGGGCGCCCCGACCGCGTTGAGGACTTCGCTGACTGGAATGGATTCAGCTCGGCGGCTGAGGCGGTAGCCCCCCTGACGGCCTCGTTTGGCTTCCACGAGGTCGGCTCGCCGCAGTTGCAGGAGCAGTTGCTCGAGCGTCGGAGCCGGAAGCCCCTGGGCTTCTGCGATGTCATTGACCGAACACCAGCGTGG is a genomic window of Synechococcus sp. A10-1-5-1 containing:
- a CDS encoding Nif11-like leader peptide family natural product precursor: MAEQLPSLFGFLALIQDNPELRARLNEVCTVDEVAAIATEMGHPFEAATLLGVFERCNEASVARSGLMDEKLIRVYLQRDALL
- a CDS encoding Rrf2 family transcriptional regulator, translating into MLRRSGLQALQALLHLAMASPRWCSVNDIAEAQGLPAPTLEQLLLQLRRADLVEAKRGRQGGYRLSRRAESIPVSEVLNAVGAPLALNAPGESSRAEQQVLNSMGRRLQAALDRELKQLTLQELLFDLQSWQECLSNGGGLMLG